The segment atgtttatatatttttttatatttattttattctttattatataattaccATTTTgtacctttttttttaaagggcaagggaaaaaataaaaaaataaaaaaaacaaaataaattaagaaataatatacaatttaaaaagaaaaaagtatatataaaattatattatacaaaagtattattatatatatgtatatatatatatgtaataaagtttgaaattattataaatgtaagtataaataaataagaatgAGGCAAGGATAATTAATTTactaaatatttttttatgtttctgttataataatgttcttaaaaattatgtagagggggggaaaaaaaaaagaaaaaaaaaaaaaaaaaagaaaaaaaaagaaagaaaaagaaagaaaaagaaagaaaaagaaaaaatacagttttaataaaatatctatatggaaagaaaaaaacatgttaaaacttaaaaaatagtatgtatatattatatatatatatatattttaataacatacatattatttaatttaaaagaaatataataatatatcatagaatataaaatgtgcctactgaaattttttttaaagatgTATAAAAACGTAAGTattaagtatatattttatcatagACTTATTAATGTGtttgtttttaatatatatatatatatataaatatatatgtgtatgtgtatgtgtatatatattcaagTAACAATCGAggttaatatattttatgtcactatcaaaaaaaaaaaaaaaaattaaaaaaaatgtttcaCATTTcatatctttatataataataatatacttttattttatgtttcTTAAATAAAGgtataaattaaaaaaaaaaaaaaataaaaaatgaaatttataaagacgttatattctttatatatgaaagaAAAGGAATGAATTTTTGAATGATTTTTCTCatcatattaatataatatttattaatttattcatttatttccgtataattaaaaaaattataaaaatgctttatcttttattttttttctcgTTTGTCTTGAACTTTGAAAATACgtttctttttattattaaatgaataaaaataaataaataaataaataaataaatatatatatatatatatatatatatatatatatatatattttatagaTTTAAATCTGGAATTACattttaatacattttatgtttaaatgtattattttataaatatgtattcaATCAAATTTTTGAATGTACCCTCAAGACATtgtaaattttattttattgttaaTTTATTCTTGTAATAGTTAACAAAATGTAgttgattatatatatatttatttatttatttattatttttttttatctgTCCTTTAATTcttattaattaaaatataacatgATATATGTCAGTATAAAAATGTGTGATTAAtaaatttcattttatttctttagAATAAATAGgaaaatgtaatattataatttctaAAAGTCTTTGTTCCTTTCAAGaatcataaataaaaaatatcataaaaataaataaataaatatatatatatatacatatgtatatatgtatatatgtatgtatttaatttttgGTTTTGTAATAGTTTAAAATAAGGTGTATCATCTAAGGATCCcgttttttatatttttaattaattgatttatttatttgttttattttttttgcatatagtaaaaatataagataaaataaacatattaaataaacatattaaataaacatattaaatacacatatatgtattatataataaacaatgtaatttatttttagtATCACAAgatgatataaattaaaatattattatattaaaattattatacaatataaatttaccttttttttttttttttttctttttttattattattattttattgttattttattattattttatttaatttttttgttgttttGAGGATGTGCAATAACATGATGATATTTGATTataaagtaaaaataataaatatataaaaattatgaattCAAGAACGTACTGCGTAATATTTTATGGTATATCCTTGCTTGTATATGTTGTTATcttatttttcttaaataGATTTGAAAAGCAAACAATACCATATGAACGAATTAaggatataataaaaatcatTAAGCATGCTAATAATAGTATAGATATAataagtaataatattcaagATGGAAATACACAAATAGAACATCAGaacaattttttaataaatttaaatattgtTTCGGGGTGTACAAATGATAACATTGACATGTTTGAGGAGATGTTAAAATCATATATTGaagaacaaataaaattagaaaatgataaaattttatccttatttttattagaagaattaaataaagTACAAGATATTTTTACGGTGACTATAAATGTAATTAATAAGGATATGATTAAAAAAGATACTATAGGTGtatattcaaatatatgtgataatttattaagaaaaaatatgatgaatgataatattaataataattattatttatatattatagcaaatgagaaaaaaaaaaaaaaaaaagacaaCCTATCATTCACCCTATCGACAACGAATATATTAGAattgtattataataaagtTGAGGAAAATAGTATAAATGTTTATcaacaatatatttatataacatgggatgttttaaaaaatacatttttagATAGGGGAccaaaaagaaaaaaaaaaaattttatacCTTTTGTTCCTGAACTTGATTTAAATTTCTTTTTGGCTAgttgtttatataataaattaaattacAAGATAGGGAGAAATACAAGCGGGGGAGTTGAAATGGGAGGGGTTGTGAATAATGTAGATTTGTGTAACGCAAAGGATTGTAATATTAAACATAGggatgataataattatattaataaggatgataatgaggatattaataaggatgataataattatattaataaggatgataataattatattaataaggatgataataattatattaataaggatgataataattatattaataaggatgataataattatattaataaggATGATAATAAGAATAGGAATAAGGCTAATAATAAgtataatattcataaaaatcGAGGGAAGACATATGACCCCCCATTCATTGCTGTATGGGATTTTTATAAAGATTTTTATTACCCATATATAAGACCATTTATTGAGCGcctattatatatttatcaaattaatatataccCCCAAATATTAAGtaacataaatatgtatgaaatatcagataatataaatttatatatagacgaaaaagaaaaaggaaatgGTCGATTAATTATTCTAGATAAAATCAGCAAATTcacaaatatttttgatgAAGTCACATTTGATAATGTTCTATCAAAGCCTACATATGAAGTAcctaaaaatataaattttatgGTTGTTTTTCCTAATGGagatgaaatatatttttataataatctgagtaaaacaaataaaatagaaacAGCTGTTTCTATTGCCGAATGGGGtaccatatatataaataatgaatttaCCCAATTAAAAGATAGAagtaattattataataaaaataatttagTAAATATATCTAACCAAGCACATGTGATCAGTggaatttttatttctcATTTCAGATCTTTATTAGGATTATGCTCAAATTTTTCAgattgtatatataatatttttaatagtgatacatataatataaaatatatagaaacATTATCTAGAGAAATAGATAGTTAcatttcttatattatatctGAGAAAAACAATTTgtccttttcttttttttatcatattcCTTTAAAGAATAGTATTTCTAATTACGAATTGTTGGCATTAATTAGACAAGCATATACATATCATATTATGGAAACAATTCagaatttatataaatttttatctatatcaaaaataagtatatatatgaaggTTCCCTATTACACCTTAacaatatttaataatatattaaataatatagaatgtagtttaatatatatgcaaGGTAGAATATGCGGCATAAACCATATTGATAAAATAGTTgaagaaaaatttaaaaaagaaaatgatgataaagaAAAGGATGGAGAggaattattttttaaagcAGCACTGGTGTTAGCTCAATCTGCTTATCAAGATTCTCTGCAAgtaataagaaatatataaatctatGCAATTAtgtgcatatatatatatatgtatatttatatgtactaattttttattttattagtTATTGGGTGATGACAAAATATCCATTTATGACATATTGTCTAAAGATTTTATGTTGGCATCTTTTCTTCCTGTCGTAATCCCTTTTGGTTTGCCAATAATTTGTTCCGTATTCCagtaatatttaaaaaaaaaaaataaatatataaataaataaataaataaatatatatatatatatatatgtgtatatttatatttatatttatataattatttatttacattttatttgtattatttgtattattttattattatttttttcatttttagGGAACTTATCAAatacttaaaaaaaagaaagacCAAAATCGACTAAAATGGATGTACCattttctctttttataaatatattaaacatataaaatatttatttggagaaaatatgaataaatatatctctataattttatggtggattttatttcttttttttcattattattattattattattttattatttttttttttttgttcatatgTTTATTGTAATTAAAATGTCATAAAATTGTGTGAAAggtaaataaaataattttcttttttttatagttCTATTcctaatatatatatatatatatatatatataacataaatggaagaataatgaaaatttttaaaaaatttataaaaaagaaatatttttaatttacaCATTTAACTATTCAGCTATTTTATTATAGTTGTAACAAATAGCCAAAAtgtcaaaaaaaaagtgaCAATTTTTTCCTATTTAAGATACACAAATAGCTAGTTCTATAGTAAAAGTTATGAACAAATCAGgagaatataaaatatatatatatatatatatatatatatatatatatatatatatatatatatatatatacatatattactatatttcttttattgggaaaaaaaaaaatatatattttcctttaGTGATACAACGTCAGTAAGTtgtcatatatatatatatatatatatatatatttatttatttatttatgaacaatatttcaaattggagaaatttatttataatacaCATTTTTGATGTTTCCtatttatgataatattttattatatttaaagatttaacattttaaaaaaattggaACCATTCcaagatataataaaaaaaaaaaatatatataccaataaaatataaaaggtCATTTTATCGTGTGAgaatacacatatatatatatatatatgaaccACAGTTAAGAAGACAAAGAAAATGTGGtgaatattaaaataataaaaagaacaaaaattaattaatagCCTCTTTCGAATATAGATtgagaaaaatataagcatattttatataagaTGAGTATCAcagtatatattttaaataaaaaaatatttttttatcacaTTATATGAGTGGTACAcatgtaatatttttatgtaatcattttataatataattgttttttttcttttttttattatcgagataataataattgtataaataaatatataagaaataaggtttgtatatgtattttttctatttaataatatttatagatagaacaaaatattaaaacaCTTTTACATATCAATTGCATTGTTCGTATTAATGTTgcattataatatatataagcaaacattattttgtgataaataaatatatacatatatatatataaatatatatatatatatatattatttaaaattcTTTCTGTTTGTATATGTGGTTTAAAATACAACAAATAGATCatctcttttttttttaaggaTCTGAAGCTTTGTAGACTTTATAcagtattatataaaaataaaaaccttttattattttaatttttttttttatattttgttttattttatttatttatttttttttttatttatttatttttttttttttatttatttcgat is part of the Plasmodium reichenowi strain SY57 chromosome 12, whole genome shotgun sequence genome and harbors:
- a CDS encoding hypothetical protein (conserved Plasmodium protein, unknown function), whose product is MNSRTYCVIFYGISLLVYVVILFFLNRFEKQTIPYERIKDIIKIIKHANNSIDIISNNIQDGNTQIEHQNNFLINLNIVSGCTNDNIDMFEEMLKSYIEEQIKLENDKILSLFLLEELNKVQDIFTVTINVINKDMIKKDTIGVYSNICDNLLRKNMMNDNINNNYYLYIIANEKKKKKKDNLSFTLSTTNILELYYNKVEENSINVYQQYIYITWDVLKNTFLDRGPKRKKKNFIPFVPELDLNFFLASCLYNKLNYKIGRNTSGGVEMGGVVNNVDLCNAKDCNIKHRDDNNYINKDDNEDINKDDNNYINKDDNNYINKDDNNYINKDDNNYINKDDNNYINKDDNKNRNKANNKYNIHKNRGKTYDPPFIAVWDFYKDFYYPYIRPFIERLLYIYQINIYPQILSNINMYEISDNINLYIDEKEKGNGRLIILDKISKFTNIFDEVTFDNVLSKPTYEVPKNINFMVVFPNGDEIYFYNNLSKTNKIETAVSIAEWGTIYINNEFTQLKDRSNYYNKNNLVNISNQAHVISGIFISHFRSLLGLCSNFSDCIYNIFNSDTYNIKYIETLSREIDSYISYIISEKNNLSFSFFYHIPLKNSISNYELLALIRQAYTYHIMETIQNLYKFLSISKISIYMKVPYYTLTIFNNILNNIECSLIYMQGRICGINHIDKIVEEKFKKENDDKEKDGEELFFKAALVLAQSAYQDSLQLLGDDKISIYDILSKDFMLASFLPVVIPFGLPIICSVFQELIKYLKKRKTKID